The genomic window ATCCTTGCGCCTTATAAAAATTTCCCTTCTTCTGGCCAAAGAGAGAACGCTTCTTAGGGCGTTTGTCGCACCATGACATTATGATAAAAAGACAGCGGTTAATCGGAATCACCAGGATGGTAACGATCAGCGCCCGTTGAAGCATGATTCCCCACCCCCAGGGATAAAGAGAACCGTCAACAAGCATCAGACTGGAGAGATAGACAAAGGCGTTAACAACAAGATAGGCTAAGGCGACGAGTGGCGGCTGGTGATTTAAGGCATCTAATGCGAAATGCGCGGC from Desulfobulbaceae bacterium includes these protein-coding regions:
- the mreD gene encoding rod shape-determining protein MreD, which codes for MRFSLFFLLGIFFLSLQTTVLQSLPQWVGVPDLLFLMIVFLALYFKPWPGAVLTVLFGIVMEVFSGYFLGLYAMAYLMIFFVVKGLAAHFALDALNHQPPLVALAYLVVNAFVYLSSLMLVDGSLYPWGWGIMLQRALIVTILVIPINRCLFIIMSWCDKRPKKRSLFGQKKGNFYKAQG